A genomic segment from Cyprinus carpio isolate SPL01 chromosome A22, ASM1834038v1, whole genome shotgun sequence encodes:
- the LOC109073217 gene encoding SLAM family member 5-like, producing MLQEFLFSLCFWRLVGVFGVEADEIKSLSVMEGDSVTLPTGVTKIQEDDLIMWMCGDYCIAKLNVSSQVISETHDRFRDRLKLDHQTGSLIITDITTTDSGLYKAQMIGQQVSRKTFNVTVIARLPVPVITSYCPQNPPSGSSASRCVLLCSVANVGHVTLSWYKGNSLLSSISVSDLSISLSLPLEVEHQDKNTYSCVLNNPISNQTQHLDITQLCHTCAECVCCCNSAEAVIQLVVSALVGVAIVVVLVYDIRSSRAEQKKRAPKSLSDHN from the exons ATGCTTCAagagtttttgtttagtttgtgctTCTGGCGTCTCGTTG gtgtgtttggggtTGAGGCAGATGAAATCAAGTCGTTGTCGGTGATGGAGGGCGATTCTGTCACCCTACCGACTGGTGTGACTAAAATACAAGAGGACGATCTGATCATGTGGATGTGCGGAGACTACTGTATCGCTAAACTCAACGTATCATCCCAAGTCATCTCTGAAACTCATGacagattcagagacagactgaagctggatcatcagactggatctctgatcatcacagacatcacaaccacagactctggactctaTAAAGCACAGATGATTGGACAACAAGTGTCAAGGAAAACTTTCAATGTTACTGTCATTG CTCGTCTTCCCGTTCCTGTCATCACCAGTTACTGTCCTCAAAATCCTCCATCAGGATCATCAGCGTCCAGATGTGTGCTGCTGTGTTCAGTGgcgaatgtgggtcatgtgactctctcctggtacaaagggaacagtttattgtccagcatcagtgtgtctgatctcagcatcagtctctctctacctctggaggtggaacatcaggataaaaacacctacagctgtgtgctcaacaatcccatcagcaaccagactcaacatctggacatcactcaactctgtcacacatgtgcag AATGTGTCTGCTGTTGTAATTCAGCCGAAGCTGTGATCCAATTGGTcgtctctgctctggtgggcgtggctattGTCGTcgttctggtttatgacatcagatccagtagagctgaacagaaaaaaagagctcCGAAATCATTATCAGACCATAACTGA
- the LOC109073215 gene encoding LOW QUALITY PROTEIN: podocalyxin-like protein 2 (The sequence of the model RefSeq protein was modified relative to this genomic sequence to represent the inferred CDS: deleted 1 base in 1 codon) — protein sequence MSVASVQCMMFVLLVLVCAEVLRAGPVLDVHVGFKEHDEVSRDRRPGFMESSQESSGFFSEDSEDGKSTQIKTKDSGIDLSAVNERCLMPKKMGPCRGAIPRWHFNPITKKCENFIFGGCRENRNNFVSLEECAKACHTVSEYSHSSPEPPSSPLSLSQKPIVTNLSSSLLNPTTESVDPERWERDSESSGFSLHPSPEPAIAGAEGHAHSTATPRLVGLASQNQPEATAVPDRRLTSNDPFDDERGREVTQAPTAPEIGPLPSREPLQPDKPHQDDSEEEEDEEELAVFPTALDEEEEDKWRYLTPLTTRPSSSPTSDLPPVVFTETSWQGALLTTTEDEEGAELRHGGTEYLAETELHDSELSQEAEQVICVDWSNLAGKGYVILNMTENVDCDEFRMESGDTLLEMLENTFSRKMNIPQGSWLIFLSKPTQQDHQLLMALASEQEIIPPKDVLSMLGEIRRGLYEIGIQNYSTVSTCHSRPSQTRSDYGKLFVVLVIIGSVCVLIIASGIIYICWQRRLPKLKNMSRGEELNFVENGCHDNPTLDVTSDSQSEMQEKKHSANGVAAGGDAGSGWQVLVKKPGKNKKQKKEKHTHLKSRKKQSEKTAW from the exons ATGTCAGTCGCGTCTGTCCAGTGCATGATGTTTG TTCTCCTGGTTCTGGTGTGTGCCGAGGTTCTGAGAGCTGGTCCAGTTCTGGATGTTCACGTAGGCTTTAAGGAACACGATGAGGTCTCGAGGGATCGCAGGCCTGGCTTCATGGAGAGTTCTCAGGAGAGCTCTGGGTTCTTCAGCGAAGACAGCGAGGATGGCAAGAGCACTCAAATCAAGACCAAAGACAGCGGTATTGACCTAAGTGCCGTGAATG AGCGCTGTCTGATGCCCAAGAAGATGGGACCTTGTCGTGGGGCGATCCCTCGCTGGCACTTTAACCCCATCACTAAAAAGTGTGAAAACTTCATATTTGGGGGCTGCAGAGAGAATCGCAATAACTTCGTGTCACTGGAGGAGTGTGCCAAAGCTTGCCACACAGTCTCTG AATACAGCCATTCATCCCCAGAACCACCATCTTCACCACTTTCTCTGAGCCAAAAGCCCATTGTGACGAACCTCTCTTCCTCATTGCTCAACCCTACGACTGAGTCTGTGGACCCGGAGAGGTGGGAGCGTGATTCAGAATCGAGTGGCTTCTCACTGCACCCCTCCCCGGAGCCGGCAATCGCTGGTGCTGAAGGCCACGCCCACTCCACTGCCACGCCCCGCCTCGTTGGACTCGCAAGTCAGAACCAGCCAGAGGCCACAGCTGTGCCTGACAGGCGTCTGACGTCCAACGACCCGTTTGATGACGAGAGGGGCCGTGAGGTAACACAAGCGCCCACGGCTCCTGAAATCGGCCCCCTGCCCAGCCGGGAGCCCCTGCAGCCTGACAAACCACACCAGGATGattctgaggaagaggaggatgaggaagagttGGCAGTTTTCCCCACCGCACtcgatgaggaggaagaggacaaATGGCGGTACCTCACGCCGCTCACAACCAGACCCTCATCCTCCCCCACTTCAGACCTGCCACCCGTGGTCTTCACCGAAACCTCCTGGCAGGGGGCGCTGCTCACCACAACGGAGGATGAGGAGGGGGCGGAGCTTCGTCACGGCGGCACCGAATATCTCGCCGAAACGGAGCTTCATGACTCAGAGCTGTCCCAGGAGGCCGAGCAG GTTATTTGCGTCGACTGGAGCAATCTCGCAGGAAAGGGCTACGTTATACTCAACATGACAGAAAACGTTGATTGT GATGAGTTTCGTATGGAGAGCGGCGACACACTCCTGGAGATGCTGGAAAACACTTTCTCCAGAAAGATGAACATCCCACAAGGCTCTTGGCTCATTTTCCTCAGCAAACCCACACAGCAGGACCACCAGCTCCTGATGGCCTTAGCCAGCGAGcagg AAATCATCCCTCCAAAAGACGTCCTGTCAATGCTGGGGGAAATCAGAAGAGGTCTATACGAG ATCGGAATTCAGAATTATTCGACCGTGAGCACGTGCCACTCGAGGCCCAGTCAGACCCGTAGCGACTACGGGAAGCTGTTTGTGGTTCTAGTGATCATCGGATCGGTTTGCGTGCTCATTATTGCTTCTGGAATCATCTATATCTGCTGGCAGCGTCGTTTACCCAAACTAAAAAACATG TCGAGAGGCGAAGAACTGAACTTTGTGGAGAACGGTTGCCATGACAACCCCACACTGGACGTAACCAGCGACAGCCAATCAGAGATGCAGGAGAAGAAACACAGCGCCAATGGCGTGGCGGCGGGCGGAGACGCGGGAAGCGGTTGGCAGGTGCTCGTC AAAAAACCcggaaaaaacaagaaacaaaaaaaagaaaaacacacacacctaaaatcgcgaaaaaaacaatcagaaaaaacGGCATGGTAG
- the LOC109050926 gene encoding DNA replication licensing factor mcm2-like, giving the protein MADSSESFHMATSPSRGSRRGDLTSSPGRDLPPFEDESEGLLGDSIPDEEDGDGEELIGDGMERDYRVIPELDRYEAEGLDEDEDLSELSPGARAEAEAAMRRRDREQGLGMGRIGRGLLYDSEDEDDKRPTKRQRVLAERAAEGVAIDGEDEEMIESIENLEDMKGHTVREWVSMAAPRLEIYHRFKNFLRTHVDEHGHNVFKERISDMCKENKESLLVNYEELASREHVLAYFLPEAPAEMLKIFDEAAKEVVLAMYPKYDRIAHEIHVRIGNLPLVEELRSLRQLHLNQLIRTSGVVTSCTGVLPQLGMVKYNCNKCNFILGPFFQSQNQEVKPGSCPECQSLGPFDINMEQTVYQNYQRITIQESPGKVAAGRLPRSKDAILLADLVDTCKPGDEIELTGIYHNNYDGSLNMANGFPVFATVILANHIARKDEGVAVAELTDEDIKAIMALSKDERIGERIFASIGPSIYGHEDIKRGLALALFGGEAKNPGGKHKVRGDINVLLCGDPGTAKSQFLKYIEKVASRAVFTTGQVSPPLSMTAYVQRHPVSREWTLEAGALVLADRGVCLIDEFDKMNDQDRTSIHEAMEQQSISISKAGIVTSLQARCTVMAAANPIGGRYDPSLTFSENVDLTEPIISRFDILCVVRDTVDPVQDEMLARFVVGSHIKHHPSNKEGGVASLEEVVLPNTFDVPPIPQELLRKYIMYAKERVRPKLNQMDQDKVARIYSELRKESMATGSIPITVRHIESMIRMAEAHARMHLRDYVLEDDVNMAIRVMLESFIDTQKFSVMRSMRKTFARYLAFRRDNNELLLFILKQLISEQVAYQRNRYGAQQDTIEILEKDLMDKARQINIHNLSAFYNSDLFRSNKFSHDAKKKLIAQQF; this is encoded by the exons ATGGCG GATTCATCAGAGTCGTTTCACATGGCCACCAGCCCCAGTCGTGGCTCGCGGCGGGGTGACCTGACCTCCAGCCCCGGCCGAGATCTGCCCCCGTTTGAGGACGAGTCCGAGGGGCTTCTGGGAGACAGTATTCCTGATGAGGAGGACGGAGACGGAGAAGAGCTGATCGGAGATGGGATGGAGAG agACTACCGTGTCATCCCGGAACTGGACCGTTACGAAGCGGAGGGtctggatgaggatgaggatCTCAGTGAACTATCTCCCGGTGCTCGGGCGGAAGCCGAAGCGGCCATGAGACGACGCGACCGAGAACAGGGCCTTGGTATGGGCCGCATCGGACGTGGACTTCTGTACG ACAGTGAAGACGAGGACGACAAACGACCCACGAAGAGGCAGCGGGTTCTCGCGGAGAGGGCAGCTGAGGGCGTCGCGATCGATGGCGAGGATGAAGAGATGATCGAAAGCATTGAGAACCTGGAGGACATGAAGGGCCACACGGTCAGGGAGTGGGTTTCGATGGCCGCCCCGCGACTGGAGATCTACCACCGCTTCAAGAACTTCCTGCGCACACACGTGGATGAGCACGGACACAACGTCTTCAAAGAGCGCATCAGCGATATGTGCAAAG aaaataaggAGAGTTTACTGGTGAACTATGAAGAGCTGGCATCTCGGGAGCACGTGCTGGCGTATTTTCTGCCGGAGGCTCCTGCCGAGATGCTGAAGATCTTCGACGAAGCCGCCAAAGAGGTGGTGCTTGCAATGTACCCCAAATACGACAGAATTGCACATGAAATCCACGTCCGCATCGGCAACCTGCCATTGGTGGAAGAACTTCGATCTCTCAG gcaactTCACCTGAACCAGTTGATCCGCACCAGTGGTGTGGTGACCAGCTGCACTGGAGTTCTGCCGCAGCTCGGTATGGTGAAATACAACTGTAACAAGTGTAACTTCATCTTGGGACCCTTCTTCCAGTCCCAGAACCAGGAGGTGAAGCCAGGCTCCTGTCCCGAGTGTCAGTCACTCGGTCCGTTTGACATCAACATGGAGCAG ACCGTGTACCAGAACTACCAGCGTATCACCATCCAGGAGAGTCCTGGCAAAGTCGCGGCGGGCCGCCTGCCTCGCTCCAAAGACGCCATCCTGCTGGCCGACTTGGTGGACACCTGCAAACCCGGAGACGAAATT GAGCTCACAGGAATCTACCACAACAACTACGACGGCTCTCTCAACATGGCTAACGGCTTCCCTGTCTTCGCTACTGTAATCCTGGCCAATCACATCGCCCGTAAGGATGAGGGCGTGGCCGTGGCGGAGCTCACTGATGAAGACATCAAAGCCATCATGGCGCTGTCCAAAGACGAGCGCATCGGAGAACGG ATTTTCGCAAGTATTGGTCCATCCATCTATGGGCATGAGGACATCAAACGCGGTCTGGCGCTTGCTCTGTTTGGCGGAGAAGCCAAGAATCCAG GTGGGAAGCACAAAGTGCGTGGTGATATTAACGTTCTCCTTTGTGGAGATCCTGGCACAGCCAAGTCCCAGTTCCTAAAGTACATCGAGAAGGTTGCGAGTCGCGCGGTCTTCACTACAGGTCAGGTCTCTCCCCCCCTCTCCATGACGGCTTACGTGCAACGTCATCCCGTGAGTCGAGAGTGGACGCTGGAGGCGGGAGCGCTGGTGCTGGCGGACCGAGGTGTCTGCCTCATTGATGAGTTTGATAAG aTGAATGATCAGGACAGAACCAGCATCCATGAGGCCATGGAGCAGCAGAGCATCTCCATTTCTAAAGCTGGGATTGTCACATCACTGCAGGCTCGCTGCACTGTCATGGCTGCCGCCAATCCTATCG GTGGGCGTTATGACCCGTCGCTCACGTTCTCGGAAAACGTGGACCTGACAGAGCCCATCATTTCTCGATTTGACATTCTGTGCGTTGTAAGAGACACCGTCGACCCTGTGCAG GATGAGATGCTGGCACGCTTTGTGGTGGGCAGCCACATCAAACATCACCCGAGCAACAAAGAAGGGGGCGTGGCCAGTCTAGAGGAGGTGGTGCTGCCAAACACCTTCGATGTCCCACCAATCCCTCAGGAGTTGCTCAGGAAGTACATCATGTATGCGAAAGAACGCGTGCGACCCAAACTCAATCAGATGGACCAGGACAAGGTGGCCCGAATTTACAGCGAGCTTCGAAAAGAGTCTATG GCTACGGGAAGTATCCCAATCACTGTGCGTCACATAGAGTCCATGATCCGCATGGCCGAGGCACACGCCCGCATGCATCTGCGGGACTATGTGCTGGAGGACGACGTGAACATGGCCATCCGTGTCATGCTGGAAAGCTTCATCGACACGCAGAAGTTCAGCGTAATGAGGAGCATGCGGAAG ACGTTCGCGCGATATCTGGCCTTCAGACGAGACAACAACGAGCTGTTGCTCTTCATCCTAAAGCAACTGATTTCTGAGCAAGTCGCATATCAGCGCAACCGTTACGGAGCCCAGCAGGACACCATCGAGATTCTTGAGAAGGATCTGATGGACAAG GCCCGACAGATAAACATCCACAACCTGTCTGCGTTTTACAACAGCGACCTGTTCCGCTCGAACAAATTCTCCCACGACGCCAAGAAAAAGCTCATCGCACAGCAGTTCTAG